The following proteins come from a genomic window of Aspergillus oryzae RIB40 DNA, chromosome 4:
- a CDS encoding MFS transporter (synaptic vesicle transporter SVOP and related transporters (major facilitator superfamily)), producing MLLVVALPSSTGHCRLSHFYSRFSSYLSCGNEAWSRLTRCSMSNCQLAALHQRCPQYSMQINRAIMALSTRDTEVNSMTSSLEKQEGELPDWTTDPSNAQNWSLAKKLYNTSIPSLLCLLISFGLAIYSPSHAHVQEDFHISNTLSLLPFTLYVYGLAFGPMISAPLSETFGRRFVYIIMTPLALLFILGAGFAQNFATLAICRLLGGILCSAPLAVGAGTMMDVWSGPNTNRGVVVLMGVAFLGPALGSLVGGWIAEYKDFRWSQWTTLFLGAALWVYSMGAQETYAIPIRRRLAKKAGLTPPPKPIPDGLAGIKILMTVTLARPLYMLLTEPIVTLCSLYSSLNFSVLFCFLASVPLIYSTNYDFSPGQSGLAFIGIAVGCIIGAMALVIVDAYTLSKHRARHPGEPAPPERMLMAAMMGSPLMPAALFWFAWTSQPGIHWISSIIAMGLFGCSNIMIFVSTMLYLTNVYGAKAGASALAANGLLRYGVGGSFPLFTIPMYNNLGFTWASSLLGFLAIAFAPLPWIFYRFGSKIRQSSAYTA from the exons AGAGATGTCCACAATACTCCATGCAGATCAACCGTGCCATCATGGCGTTAAGCACTCGCGATACAGAAGTCAACAGCATGACTTCCTCTCTAGAAAAGCAGGAAGGAGAACTACCGGACTGGACAACGGATCCATCCAACGCCCAGAACTGGAGTTTGGCCAAAAAGTTATACAACACGTCGATTCCGTCCCTTCTTTGTCTGCTTAT ATCCTTCGGCCTGGCCATCTATTCGCCATCCCACGCTCATGTGCAAGAGGACTTTCACATCAGTAACACCCTTTCGCTACTCCCATTCACCTTATATGTGTATGGCCTGGCTTTTGGTCCAATGATCTCCGCTCCGTTGAGTGAGACCTTTGGGCGCCGCTTCGTGTATATTATCATGACTCCACTGGCCCTGCTATTCATCCTAGGTGCTGGATTTGCCCAGAATTTCGCGACGCTTGCCATATGCCGCTTGTTGGGTGGCATCCTGTGCTCTGCACCTCTCGCCGTGGGCGCCGGGACCATGATGGATGTCTGGTCGGGCCCAAATACGAACCGCGGGGTGGTTGTGTTGATGGGGGTTGCTTTCCTGGGACCCGCTCTAGGATCCCTCGTGGGCGGATGGATTGCCGAATACAAAGATTTTCGATGGTCTCAATGGACAACTTTGTTCCTCGGAGCGGCCCTATGGGTCTATTCGATGGGTGCCCAGGAGACGTACGCGATCCCTATACGCCGCCGCCTAGCTAAAAAGGCCGGACTGActcctcctccaaagccGATTCCTGATGGTCTAGCGGGAATCAAGATACTCATGACAGTCACACTGGCACGACCTCTCTACATGCTGCTCACCGAGCCCATCGTCACCCTCTGCTCCCTCTACTCCTCGCTGAATTTCTCCGTGTTGTTTTGCTTCCTTGCCTCGGTGCCGCTGATATACAGCACCAATTATGACTTCTCACCGGGTCAGTCTGGACTGGCTTTCATTGGCATTGCCGTGGGCTGTATCATCGGTGCTATGGCGTTGGTGATCGTCGACGCATACACGTTGTCCAAGCACCGTGCCAGACATCCCGGGGAGCCAGCACCTCCCGAAAGAATGCTTATGGCCGCGATGATGGGGAGCCCCCTGATGCCTGCGGCATTATTCTGGTTTGCCTGGACCTCACAGCCTGGGATTCATTGGATAAGCAGTATTATCGCCATGGGGCTCTTTGGCTGCTCGAACATTATGATCTTT GTCTCAACGATGCTATATCTTACGAACGTGTACGGAGCCAAGGCTGGGGCCTCAGCTCTGGCAGCAAACGGTCTGCTGCGATATGGTGTGGGCGgttcttttcccttgttcaCCATCCCAA TGTACAACAATCTTGGTTTTACTTGGGCATCAAGCCTGCTCGGCTTCCTCGCTATCGCCTTTGCTCCTCTGCCTTGGATATTCTATCGGTTCGGAAGTAAGATCCGTCAATCCAGCGCTTACACGGCATGA
- a CDS encoding uncharacterized protein (H+/oligopeptide symporter), which yields MSGPMSVVNGSAVVSAESDSKSRLVMAPPARDAGDDTDPGALISSSYIDKNPEELPEKDAPAVVDAIRSLADSDDDSRVATEDEVCDLLHVVDKIPVRLWVACIAGILERFVWYGATAPLQNYLQNAPGGEVPGALGLGQAAASNIVNALIIGSYIMPVPAAVLADSFLGRYKTMLYSAIIEAIGATILFATSLPVAIHGGAALAGVIAACVLLAVGSGAFKTTVVPFIADQYDATEFRIQTRKKGEKVVTSRELTITYIYNVFYWAINVVGFVADATPLLERYVGFWLAYLIPCCLMWLALIPVLLAAITLVVAALRCGISGGFRMDAAKPHAQLQHGRVVPWTDSFVEDIKRSLLTCQVLLLFPIHWLCYNQTFNNLISQAGQMVTYGIPNDMMKIAGAISGIIVAPIIQKGLYPCLTRRKVAFGPIARMTVGFIVLTLSMVYTTVVQKLIYQTGPCYEAPLACPGSHDSTVPNQISVFLQIPIYLGGALAEVFCLTTGTEYAYNHAPKSMKTLVQAIWLAMAGIGTCLALAFTPLTKDPHLITMYAILAGLLGGATVLLWVLFRHLDKSKDVGGIKTEFRRNETIDTGSGSSIHKVDMGITVYADSAIYDRILSLDSLG from the exons ATGTCGGGCCCCATGTCCGTTGTGAACGGCTCTGCGGTAGTTTCCGCAGAGTCAGACTCCAAATCACGGTTGGTGATGGCTCCTCCTGCACGTGATGCGGGCGATGATACTGACCCTGGTGccttgatttcttcgtcgtatATAGATAAGAATCCAGAAGAGCTTCCTGAGAAAGATGCCCCCGCCGTTGTGGATGCCATTCGCTCCCTAGCCGACTCGGATGATGACAGTCGCGTGGCaactgaagatgaagtctgcgatcttctccatgttGTGGACAAGATCCCTGTCCGACTGTGGGTGGCATGCATCGCGGGTATCTTGGAACGCTTTGTATGGTATGGGGCGACGGCCCCTCTGC AGAACTACCTGCAAAATGCCCCCGGCGGCGAGGTACCCGGCGCTTTGGGCCTCGGCCAGGCAGCTGCATCCAATATTGTGAACGCACTGATCATTGGGTCCTATATTATGCCAGTTCCAGCGGCTGTGCTCGCTGATAGTTTCTTGGGCCGATACAAGACCATGCTCTACTCTGCCAT CATTGAGGCCATCGGGGCAACAATTTTATTTGCGACGTCATTGCCCGTCGCTATTCATGGGGGAGCTGCTCTTGCAGGCGTGATTGCTGCCTGTGTGTTACTGGCTGTTGGATCAGGGGCATTCAAAACCACGGTGGTCCCGTTTATCG CCGACCAATATGATGCAACCGAGTTTCGAATCCAGAccaggaagaaaggagagaaggttGTCACCAGTCGTGAGCTAACCATTACGTATATCTACAATGTGTTCTACTG GGCTATTAACGTGGTGGGTTTCGTGGCCGATGCTACGCCGCTGTTGGAAAGATATGTTGGGTTCTGGCTCGCCTACTTGATACCGTGCTGTCTCATGTGGTTGGCCCTTATTCCAGTCCTTCTTGCCGCAATTACTTTG GTTGTGGCTGCCCTGCGCTGTGGAATTTCCGGGGGCTTTCGAATGGATGCTGCCAAGCCACACGCCCAACTTCAACACGGTCGCGTAGTTCCTTGGACGGATTCTTTTGTTGAGGATATCAAACGAAGTCTTCTAACATGTCAAGTATT GCTGCTATTCCCCATCCACTGGCTATGCTATAACCAGACCTTCAACAATTTGATTTCCCAAGCTGGGCAGATGGTCACCTACGGTATTCCCAACGATATGATGAAAATCGCCGGGGCCATCTCCGGGATTATTGTGGCACCAATAATCCAAAAGGGATTGTACCCTTGCCTAACAAGGCGAAAGGTGGCATTCGGACCGATTGCACGCATGACAGTCGGATTCATCGTCCTGACCCTCTCCATGGTCTATACCACCGTGGTTCAAAAGCTCATTTATCAGACAGGACCCTGTTACGAGGCACCGCTCGCGTGCCCGGGCTCGCACGACAGCACGGTGCCCAACCAGATATCCGTCTTTCTCCAGATCCCTATCTATCTTGGAGGTGCCCTGGCGGAAGTGTTTTGTCTTACCACGGGAACCGAGTATGCCTATAACCACGCCCCTAAGAGTATGAAGACACTGGTGCAGGCGATCTGGCTGGCGATGGCTGGCATCGGGACGTGCCTCGCCCTGGCGTTTACCCCGTTGACCAAAGATCCACATCTAATTACCATGTATGCTATTTTGGCGGGGCTTCTGGGTGGTGCGACCGTCTTGTTGTGGGTGCTGTTCCGCCATTTGGACAAATCCAAAGATGTCGGCGG GATCAAAACTGAATTCAGACGGAATGAAACGATAGACACCGGTagcggcagcagcatccaTAAGGTGGATATGGGAATCACCGTCTATGCTGACAGTGCAATCTATGACCGCATCCTGTCCCTTGACAGCCTCGGATAG